One Alligator mississippiensis isolate rAllMis1 chromosome 1, rAllMis1, whole genome shotgun sequence genomic window carries:
- the LOC102559257 gene encoding trace amine-associated receptor 9-like, giving the protein MDSTCSEKEDLQYCFEHINGSCYKTVWSFPFQVTLFFVFGFLTILTIGGNLMVIISIAYFKQLHSPTNFLIASLACADFGLGLTVLPFSTIRSVETCWYFGEFFCRFHSCLDAFFCYASIFHLCVISIDQYVAVTDPLIYPLKFTMLVSRMFAAAAWTFSIVYSFSVVFTGANDEGLQELVKALTCVGSCQLVFNKTWVFISSLLYFIPFFTMIVLNSKIFSVAKRQARLIESVSNKTQSSDNYSNRVGKRERKAAKTLGIAVIAFLIFWSPYFMTVIIDAFLNFITPPVAFDIMVWVAYSNSAINPLIYSFFYPWFRKAMKVIVSCKILKLDCSTMNLFSE; this is encoded by the coding sequence ATGGACTCAACTTGTTCTGAAAAGGAAGATTTACAGTACTGCTTTGAGCACATTAATGGATCTTGTTATAAAACAGTCTGGTCTTTTCCATTCCAAGTAACGTTGTTCTTTGTCTTTGGATTTCTGACAATTCTTACCATAGGAGGAAATCTAATGGTAATTATTTCAATTGCTTATTTCAAGCAGCTTCACTCTCCTACTAATTTTTTAATTGCCTCCTTGGCTTGCGCTGACTTTGGCTTGGGTTTGACAGTGCTGCCTTTCAGCACTATAAGATCTGTTGAAACTTGCTGGtattttggggaatttttttgcAGATTCCACAGCTGTTTAGATGCATTTTTTTGTTATGCATCAATATTTCACTTATGTGTCATCTCCATCGATCAGTATGTTGCTGTTACTGATCCTTTAATTTATCCCTTAAAGTTCACCATGCTTGTTTCAAGAAtgtttgcagctgctgcctggacatTTTCAATAGTGTACAGTTTCTCTGTAGTCTTTACTGGAGCCAATGATGAAGGGCTACAAGAATTAGTGAAAGCTCTCACCTGTGTAGGAAGCTGTCAGCTTGTTTTCAACAAGACCTGGGTGTTCATTTCATCTCTTCTTTATTTCATACCTTTCTTTACAATGATAGTACTTAACAGCAAGATCTTCAGTGTAGCTAAAAGACAAGCTAGATTGATAGAGAGTGTGAGCAACAAAACACAGTCCTCAGATAATTACAGTAACCGagtggggaaaagagagagaaaagctgcTAAAACACTGGGCATAGCTGTGATTGCTTTCCTCATATTCTGGTCACCCTATTTTATGACTGTAATAATTGATGCCTTCCTTAACTTTATAACTCCACCAGTTGCCTTTGATATTATGGTTTGGGTTGCTTATTCTAACTCTGCCATTAACCCTTTgatttactcttttttttatCCTTGGTTTCGCAAAGCAATGAAAGTGATTGTTAGTTGTAAAATCTTGAAACTTGACTGTTCAACCATGAACTTATTTTCAGAATGA
- the TAAR5 gene encoding trace amine-associated receptor 5 codes for MITSLCYETNGSCYRTLHPFGVQLTIYLFCAIGMMVTVLGNLLVVVSVSHFKALHTPTNFLLLSLAFADLFLGLTVLPFSTIRSVESCWYFGDYFCRLHTFLDTLFCLTSILHLCFISIDRHCAICDPLLYPTKFTIRVSCIYIATGWCIPVIYTSIFLYTKAIEEGLGHFLQDMPCVGSCQLLFNKLWGWINFPVFFFPCLIMIALYIKIFIVANRQARQINSMNKSIESQLNLGAPKRERKAAKSLGIAVGIYLLCWLPFTIDTMVDSFLGFVTPPILFDVLIWFAYFNSACNPLIYVFSYRWFRKAVKLVITCKIFDSRTATVDLYQE; via the coding sequence ATGATCACCTCTTTGTGCTATGAGACAAACGGGTCCTGTTACAGAACACTACACCCCTTCGGGGTCCAGCTGACCATCTACCTCTTCTGTGCCATAGGCATGATGGTCACAGTACTGGGGAACCTGCTGGTTGTGGTCTCTGTCTCCCATTttaaagctttgcacacccccacCAACTTCTTGCTACTCTCTCTTGCCTTTGCAGACCTTTTCCTGGGACTAACTGTACTGCCCTTCAGTACTATTCGATCTGTGGAGAGCTGCTGGTACTTTGGAGACTACTTTTGTAGGCTACATACCTTTTTGGACACACTCTTTTGCTTGACCTCAATACTTCACCTATGTTTCATTTCCATTGATCGTCACTGTGCTATCTGTGATCCTTTGCTTTACCCCACTAAGTTTACCATAAGGGTGTCTTGCATCTACATAGCAACAGGGTGGTGCATACCTGTGATTTACACATCCATCTTCCTGTATACTAAGGCCATTGAAGAAGGACTAGGTCATTTTTTACAAGACATGCCTTGTGTTGGGAGCTGTCAGCTGCTCTTTAACAAACTCTGGGGCTGGATAAATTTCCCAGTGTTTTTCTTCCCCTGCCTCATAATGATagctttatatataaaaatatttattgttgCAAACAGGCAAGCCAGACAGATAAACAGCATGAATAAGAGTATTGAGTCTCAACTAAACTTAGGAGCaccaaagagagaaagaaaggcagCAAAGAGCCTTGGGATCGCTGTAGGAATCTACCTCCTTTGCTGGCTACCCTTTACCATAGACACCATGGTAGACAGCTTTCTGGGTTTTGTTACTCCACCCATACTGTTTGATGTTCTCATCTGGTTTGCTTACTTTAATTCTGCCTGCAATCCCTTGATTTATGTGTTTTCCTATCGTTGGTTTAGGAAGGCAGTGAAGCTAGTTATAACTTGTAAGATCTTTGATTCTAGGACAGCTACAGTAGACTTGTATCAGGAATGA
- the LOC106739730 gene encoding trace amine-associated receptor 4-like has product MNSSELWSPQTMQFCFDFVNNSCHRNVRTTLSLCAMYIFMGGATVFTLGGNMFVIISISHFKQLHSPTNLLICSMATTDFLLSTLVMPYSMVRSVESCWYFGEVFCKLHTCCDIMLCTTSIFHLCFISVDRYYAVSDPLHYVTKITIPVVEVFLLISWSVPFIFAFGLVLSEMNTDGIENYVASIDCRGLCTLIVNKLWGVLASLIAFFIPGTVMVGIYVHIFTVARKHDTQIAKASNMLKPVSDTKNKISTKIESKATKTLSIVIGVFVFCWLPFFVLTITDPFINFSTPEDLYNVFLWLGYFNSACNPIIYGLFYPWFRQAFKMIVTGKIFRPDSSTLNLFPADT; this is encoded by the coding sequence ATGAATTCCTCTGAACTCTGGAGCCCACAGACTATGCAATTCTGTTTTGACTTTGTTAATAATTCATGTCACAGGAATGTAAGGACTACACTCAGTCTTTGTGCTATGTACATCTTCATGGGAGGAGCAACAGTGTTCACACTGGGTGGAAATATGTTTGTGATCATTTCCATCTCTCACTTCAAGCAGCTTCATTCTCCAACCAACTTGCTGATCTGCTCCATGGCAACTACAGACTTTTTGCTTAGTACCCTAGTTATGCCATACAGCATGGTCAGGTCTGTTGAGTCATGCTGGTATTTTGGAGAGGTCTTCTGTAAACTCCATACCTGTTGTGATATAATGCTGTGTACCACTTCGATTTTCCACCTGTGTTTTATCTCTGTTGACCGTTACTATGCCGTGTCTGACCCATTGCATTATGTCACCAAAATAACTATCCCAGTGGTAGAGGTTTTCTTATTAATTAGTTGGTCTGTCCCGTTCATATTTGCCTTTGGCCTGGTTTTATCAGAGATGAATACTGATGGCATTGAAAATTATGTGGCTTCAATTGACTGCAGGGGTTTATGTACACTCATAGTTAATAAGCTCTGGGGAGTGTTAGCTTCTCTTATAGCCTTCTTTATTCCAGGCACAGTCATGGTGGGCATTTATGTCCACATATTTACTGTGGCAAGGAAACATGACACACAAATTGCTAAAGCCTCCAACatgttaaaaccagtttcagacacaaaaaataaaatctctacAAAAATAGAAAGCAAAGCAACTAAAACATTAAGCATAGTCAtaggtgtgtttgttttttgctggcTGCCATTCTTTGTTCTTACAATAACTGATCCTTTCATTAATTTCTCAACCCCAGAAGACTTGTATAATGTCTTCCTCTGGCTGGGATACTTCAATTCTGCCTGTAATCCAATCATTTATGGTTTATTTTATCCTTGGTTTCGCCAAGCATTTAAAATGATAGTGACAGGTAAGATTTTCAGACCAGATTCATCTACTCTTAATCTGTTTCCTGCAGATACTTAA